From a region of the Enterobacter sp. JBIWA008 genome:
- a CDS encoding xanthine permease: protein MKNMKLEWKRGDWAAYFGLMTNNLTNLLTMMGLLIFVVGIPKEIVYGRIAPAFGLAVLVASICYAWFGMQMARQTGRTDVTALPSGPSAPSIFTVTFLVLMPVYQQTGDADFAIQIGLVWCFVEAMILAGGSFLGETIRKMIPRTVLLSCLSGLGLLLLAMNPMLQAFEAPTVSFIVLLLIFINWFGKKPIFARIPTGLLLLIAGTALAWISGLQSPEAIKASMTSFGFNPPEVHVDSFMQGLPHALPYLASAVPLGLANYIFDLENIESAHAAGDAYPTRKVMLANGLASMLGCLMGNPFPVTVYVGHPGWKAMGASIGYTLASGVTMFIVPLFGLGAFMLAIIPMTAIVPILVFIGVVTANQVVRETPKVEVPVIFICLFPWIANWALTMMNSVMGAAGTSAAKIGTDVLHSKGIYYEGLMHLGNGAPLASMLWGCIAIFAIINKPLRGAVAAAGGALLALFGVIHAPVVGFAEGSSLMFVTAYLMMGGMFVVKHVLDSREAASAEITVAKEHV, encoded by the coding sequence ATGAAAAACATGAAACTGGAGTGGAAAAGAGGTGACTGGGCGGCCTATTTCGGGTTGATGACCAACAACCTGACCAATTTGCTGACCATGATGGGGCTGCTCATTTTTGTCGTCGGCATCCCGAAGGAGATTGTTTATGGACGCATCGCGCCGGCCTTCGGGCTGGCGGTGCTGGTCGCGAGTATTTGCTACGCCTGGTTCGGCATGCAGATGGCGCGCCAGACCGGGCGCACGGACGTCACCGCGCTGCCGTCCGGCCCGAGCGCGCCGTCGATTTTTACCGTGACCTTCCTGGTCCTGATGCCGGTGTATCAGCAGACCGGCGATGCGGACTTCGCGATCCAGATTGGCCTGGTGTGGTGCTTTGTTGAGGCGATGATCCTGGCGGGCGGTTCGTTTTTAGGGGAAACCATCCGCAAGATGATCCCGCGTACCGTGCTGCTGTCGTGCCTCTCCGGTTTGGGTCTGCTGCTGCTGGCGATGAACCCGATGCTGCAGGCGTTCGAAGCGCCGACCGTGTCGTTCATCGTCCTGCTGCTGATCTTCATCAACTGGTTCGGAAAGAAGCCGATTTTCGCCCGTATCCCGACCGGCCTGCTGCTGTTGATTGCCGGTACGGCGCTGGCGTGGATCTCCGGCCTGCAAAGCCCGGAAGCGATTAAAGCATCCATGACATCCTTCGGCTTTAACCCGCCGGAAGTGCACGTGGACAGCTTCATGCAGGGATTGCCGCACGCGCTGCCGTACCTGGCGTCTGCCGTGCCGCTGGGGCTGGCAAACTACATTTTTGACCTGGAGAACATTGAAAGCGCCCACGCGGCGGGGGATGCGTACCCGACCCGCAAGGTGATGCTGGCGAACGGTCTGGCGTCGATGCTCGGCTGCCTGATGGGGAACCCGTTCCCGGTGACGGTCTACGTCGGCCATCCTGGCTGGAAAGCGATGGGGGCCAGTATTGGCTATACGCTGGCCTCCGGCGTGACCATGTTCATCGTGCCGCTGTTCGGGCTGGGGGCGTTTATGCTCGCCATCATACCGATGACCGCCATCGTGCCGATTCTGGTGTTTATCGGCGTCGTGACGGCCAACCAGGTGGTGAGGGAAACGCCCAAAGTGGAGGTGCCTGTGATCTTCATCTGCCTGTTCCCGTGGATCGCCAACTGGGCGCTGACCATGATGAACAGCGTGATGGGCGCGGCGGGCACCAGCGCGGCCAAAATCGGCACCGACGTGCTGCACAGCAAGGGGATCTACTATGAAGGCCTGATGCATCTCGGCAACGGCGCACCGCTCGCCAGCATGCTGTGGGGCTGTATCGCCATCTTCGCCATCATCAACAAGCCGTTGCGCGGGGCCGTTGCGGCCGCGGGTGGGGCGCTGCTGGCGCTGTTTGGGGTGATCCACGCGCCGGTGGTGGGCTTTGCCGAAGGCAGCTCGCTGATGTTCGTTACGGCCTACCTGATGATGGGCGGCATGTTTGTGGTGAAGCATGTTCTCGACAGCCGGGAAGCGGCGAGCGCTGAAATTACTGTTGCGAAGGAACACGTATGA
- a CDS encoding transketolase: protein MTDTTVQQVAAAAWRIRRYALRMGEVQGQGYIGQALGYADVLATAFAHSMNVKPGEPEWEGRDRFLLSHGHYAIACYAALIEARIIPEEELETYGSDDSRLPMSGMATYTPGMEISGGSLGQGLSIGVGMALGLKHKQSAAWVVNSMSDGELDEGSTWEAAMSAAHHGLSNLIVLVDINRQQADGNSHTILGFEPLEDKWTSFGWYVQRVNGNDVPALVTAFDNAKRYPENQPRVILCDTLMGKGVPFLEQRDKNHFIRVDADEWQKALAVLDANKPEGVQ from the coding sequence ATGACGGATACGACAGTTCAACAGGTCGCCGCAGCCGCCTGGCGCATTCGCCGCTACGCGTTGCGAATGGGCGAAGTACAGGGACAGGGCTACATCGGTCAGGCGCTGGGCTATGCCGACGTGCTGGCCACCGCGTTTGCCCACAGTATGAACGTCAAGCCGGGCGAGCCGGAGTGGGAAGGGCGAGATCGCTTTCTGCTCTCCCATGGCCACTACGCCATTGCCTGTTATGCCGCGCTGATCGAAGCGCGAATTATTCCGGAAGAAGAACTCGAAACCTACGGTTCGGATGACAGCCGCCTGCCGATGTCCGGTATGGCGACCTACACGCCGGGCATGGAGATATCCGGCGGTTCGCTGGGGCAGGGGTTAAGCATTGGTGTCGGCATGGCGCTGGGGCTGAAGCACAAGCAGAGCGCGGCATGGGTCGTCAACTCCATGTCGGACGGTGAGCTTGACGAAGGGTCCACCTGGGAAGCGGCGATGTCTGCGGCGCACCATGGCCTGTCGAACCTGATCGTACTGGTGGATATCAACCGCCAGCAGGCTGACGGCAATTCGCACACCATCCTCGGCTTTGAGCCGCTGGAGGATAAATGGACCTCCTTCGGCTGGTACGTGCAGCGTGTAAACGGCAACGATGTCCCGGCGCTGGTGACGGCGTTTGACAACGCCAAACGCTACCCGGAAAACCAGCCGCGCGTCATTTTGTGCGACACCCTGATGGGCAAAGGCGTGCCTTTCCTCGAACAGCGAGATAAAAACCATTTTATTCGCGTGGATGCTGACGAGTGGCAAAAGGCTCTCGCCGTGCTGGATGCGAACAAACCAGAAGGAGTGCAGTAA
- a CDS encoding amidohydrolase family protein: MSENKSRREFISQSGKMVTACALFGATGPVAYAADSAKPTCETGKPMSITAKHYYLDNVLLEAGFNFDGSVATSTRTELKTLEIKDGKIVALRDNKSHADATLPHYDAGNKLMLPAMRDMHIHLDKTFYGGPWRSLNRPAGTTIQDMIRLEQKLLPELQPYTQERAEKLIDLIQSKGSTIARSHCNIEPVSGLKNLENLQAVLARRGAGFDCEIVAFPQHGLLLSNSEKLMREAMQAGAHYVGGLDPTSVDGAMEKSLDTMFQIALDYGKGVDIHLHETSPAGVAAVNYMVETVEKTPELKGKLTISHAFALATLNEQQVDEIATRMAAQQVTIASTVPIGTLHMPLKQLREKGVFVMTGTDSVIDHWSPYGLGDMLEKANLYAQLYIRPNEQTLSRALGIATGDVLPLNDKGERVWPKAQDDASFVLVDASCSAEAVARISPRTATFHKGNLVWGTVA; encoded by the coding sequence ATGAGTGAAAATAAAAGCCGCCGCGAGTTTATCAGCCAGAGCGGCAAAATGGTCACCGCCTGCGCGCTGTTTGGCGCGACCGGCCCCGTCGCGTATGCTGCTGACTCCGCGAAGCCAACCTGCGAGACGGGCAAACCGATGAGCATCACCGCGAAACATTACTATCTGGACAACGTGCTGCTGGAGGCCGGGTTCAATTTTGACGGCAGCGTGGCGACGAGCACCCGCACCGAGCTGAAAACGCTGGAGATTAAAGACGGGAAGATCGTCGCCCTGCGCGATAACAAGAGCCACGCCGACGCCACGCTGCCGCACTATGATGCGGGCAACAAGCTGATGCTTCCGGCGATGCGCGACATGCACATCCACCTGGATAAAACCTTTTACGGCGGCCCTTGGCGCTCCCTCAACCGCCCGGCAGGCACCACCATTCAGGATATGATCCGTCTTGAGCAGAAGCTGCTGCCCGAGCTACAGCCCTACACCCAGGAGCGCGCGGAAAAGCTGATCGATCTGATCCAGTCGAAAGGCTCCACCATCGCCCGCAGCCACTGCAACATTGAGCCGGTTTCTGGCCTGAAAAACCTGGAAAATCTGCAGGCGGTGCTGGCGCGCCGGGGCGCAGGTTTTGACTGCGAAATTGTCGCCTTCCCGCAGCACGGCCTGCTGCTGTCGAATTCCGAAAAGCTGATGCGCGAGGCGATGCAGGCCGGGGCGCACTACGTGGGCGGGCTGGACCCAACCAGCGTCGACGGCGCGATGGAGAAGTCCCTCGACACCATGTTCCAGATTGCGCTGGACTACGGCAAAGGGGTGGACATTCACCTGCACGAGACCAGCCCGGCGGGCGTGGCGGCGGTGAACTATATGGTTGAAACCGTGGAAAAAACGCCGGAGCTGAAGGGCAAGCTGACCATCAGCCACGCCTTCGCGCTGGCGACGCTTAACGAGCAGCAGGTGGATGAGATTGCCACCCGCATGGCGGCGCAGCAGGTAACCATCGCCTCCACCGTGCCGATTGGCACGCTGCATATGCCGCTAAAGCAGCTGCGCGAGAAGGGAGTATTTGTGATGACGGGGACCGACAGCGTGATCGACCACTGGTCGCCGTACGGTCTGGGGGACATGCTGGAGAAAGCGAATCTCTATGCGCAGCTCTATATTCGTCCCAACGAGCAGACGCTTTCCCGCGCGCTCGGTATCGCCACCGGCGACGTGCTGCCGCTGAACGATAAGGGCGAACGCGTGTGGCCGAAAGCGCAGGACGACGCCAGCTTTGTGCTGGTGGACGCCTCCTGCTCCGCCGAGGCCGTGGCGCGCATTTCTCCGCGCACAGCGACGTTCCACAAAGGGAATCTCGTCTGGGGCACGGTCGCCTGA
- a CDS encoding carbamate kinase family protein — MKELMVVAIGGNSIIKDNASQSVEHQAQAVKAVAESVLEMLASDYDIVLTHGNGPQVGLDLRRAEIAHEREGLPLTPLANCVADTQGGIGYLIQQALNNRLAARGEQKAVTVVTQVEVDKNDPGFTHPTKPIGAFFSEVQRDELQQAHPDWHFVEDSGRGYRRVVASPQPRRIVEADAIKTLTQKGYVVIGAGGGGIPVVRDEQGDYQSVDAVIDKDLSTALLAREIGADVLAITTGVEKVCVNFGKPDQQALDTVSVAQMTRYREEGHFPAGSMLPKIVASLEFLHHGGRRVIITSPDCLPAALRGETGTHIVNEGR; from the coding sequence ATGAAAGAGCTTATGGTCGTCGCCATCGGCGGCAACAGCATTATCAAAGACAACGCCAGCCAGTCGGTTGAACATCAGGCGCAGGCGGTGAAAGCGGTGGCAGAGTCGGTGCTGGAGATGCTGGCCTCCGACTATGACATCGTGCTCACCCACGGCAACGGCCCCCAGGTGGGGCTGGATCTGCGCCGGGCTGAAATCGCCCACGAACGGGAGGGGCTTCCCCTGACCCCGCTGGCAAACTGCGTGGCGGATACCCAGGGCGGCATTGGCTACCTCATCCAGCAGGCGCTGAACAATCGTCTGGCCGCGCGCGGGGAGCAAAAAGCGGTCACGGTCGTCACGCAGGTAGAGGTGGATAAAAACGATCCCGGTTTTACGCATCCGACGAAGCCTATTGGTGCGTTCTTCAGCGAGGTGCAGCGCGATGAGCTGCAGCAGGCTCATCCGGACTGGCATTTTGTCGAGGACTCAGGCCGTGGCTACCGGCGCGTGGTGGCCTCCCCGCAGCCGCGGCGTATTGTCGAGGCGGATGCCATTAAGACGCTCACCCAAAAAGGATACGTGGTGATCGGCGCGGGCGGCGGCGGGATCCCGGTCGTGCGCGACGAGCAGGGGGATTACCAGAGCGTCGACGCGGTGATTGATAAAGATCTCTCCACCGCGCTGCTGGCGCGGGAGATCGGTGCCGACGTGCTGGCGATCACCACCGGCGTGGAAAAGGTGTGCGTCAACTTCGGCAAGCCCGACCAGCAGGCGCTGGACACCGTCAGCGTGGCGCAGATGACGCGCTACAGGGAGGAAGGCCATTTCCCGGCGGGCAGCATGCTCCCCAAAATCGTCGCCTCGCTGGAATTTTTACACCACGGCGGCAGGCGCGTAATCATCACCTCGCCGGACTGCCTGCCCGCCGCGCTGCGCGGAGAAACCGGCACCCATATTGTTAATGAAGGAAGATAA
- a CDS encoding LysR substrate-binding domain-containing protein, which translates to MSAPDRQTLSLPSLRNLQAFIAVSNALSIHQAAEQLNVTPSAVSHQIASLESWMGKKLFIRSGKGVQLTPTGEKYLREVSAAMSAIGRATDQIVKEKDNAVLRVHSSPTFGLSWLLRRLGKFRAEYPDITINLTCSYENLQFARDNIDIDIRHGIPDWDAYRVMTIKNDTLVVLASPEYAEKHPIVTPADLLQQSLISSTSTLVNWEKWFAWHNIDRPWLNFSLSFDRSYMSFEAARMGLGFILESKMMATDHLKDGSLVQVLPDEMGIAINAHHLVMPHMNERAWKIQQFVEWMDRELRLSGYHL; encoded by the coding sequence ATGTCCGCGCCGGACCGCCAGACGTTATCTCTGCCCTCGCTCAGAAATCTACAGGCTTTCATCGCCGTCTCTAACGCATTGAGCATCCATCAGGCCGCTGAACAGCTCAACGTCACGCCCTCGGCGGTGAGCCATCAGATCGCGTCGCTGGAATCCTGGATGGGCAAGAAATTGTTCATCCGCAGCGGCAAAGGCGTTCAGCTAACGCCGACGGGAGAAAAATATCTGCGGGAAGTCTCAGCGGCAATGAGCGCCATCGGCCGTGCCACCGATCAGATCGTCAAAGAGAAAGATAACGCCGTGCTTCGCGTGCACTCCTCGCCCACCTTCGGGTTGTCATGGCTGTTGCGTCGCCTGGGTAAGTTTCGCGCCGAGTATCCCGATATCACCATCAATCTCACCTGCTCGTATGAAAACCTGCAGTTCGCCAGAGACAATATCGACATTGATATCCGCCACGGCATTCCGGACTGGGATGCCTATCGGGTGATGACCATTAAAAACGACACGCTGGTGGTGCTGGCCTCACCGGAGTATGCGGAAAAACATCCTATCGTCACGCCCGCCGATCTACTACAACAGTCGCTCATCTCGTCCACCAGCACCCTGGTAAACTGGGAAAAATGGTTTGCCTGGCACAATATTGACCGACCGTGGCTGAACTTTAGCCTGAGCTTTGACCGCTCTTATATGAGCTTTGAAGCCGCGCGCATGGGGCTGGGGTTTATTCTGGAGAGTAAAATGATGGCAACCGATCACCTGAAAGATGGCTCGCTGGTGCAGGTGCTGCCGGATGAGATGGGGATCGCCATCAACGCGCACCATCTGGTGATGCCGCACATGAACGAACGCGCGTGGAAGATCCAGCAGTTTGTCGAGTGGATGGACCGGGAGTTGCGATTGTCGGGGTATCACCTGTAG
- a CDS encoding glucose 1-dehydrogenase, producing the protein MLLKDKVAVITGAASVRGLGFATAKLYAGQGAKVVIIDLDAEASRTAAASLGDEHLGLAANVCNELQVNAAIEQVLGKYGRIDILVNNAGITQPIKLMEIKRENYDAVLDVSLRGTLLMSQAVIPTMRAQKSGSIVCISSVSAQRGGGIFGGPHYSAAKAGVLGLAKAMARELGPDNVRVNCITPGLIQTDITAGKLSDEMKTAILAGIPLNRLGDAQDIARAALFLGSELSSYSTGITLDVNGGMLIH; encoded by the coding sequence ATGCTTCTGAAAGATAAAGTCGCCGTTATTACCGGCGCGGCTTCCGTACGCGGGTTGGGTTTCGCCACGGCAAAATTATATGCCGGGCAGGGCGCGAAGGTGGTGATTATTGATTTAGATGCCGAAGCCAGCCGGACAGCGGCAGCGAGCCTGGGGGACGAACATCTGGGCCTTGCGGCGAACGTCTGCAACGAGCTTCAGGTCAACGCCGCCATTGAACAGGTACTGGGAAAATACGGGCGCATCGACATTCTGGTGAATAACGCAGGTATTACTCAGCCGATCAAGCTGATGGAGATTAAGCGCGAGAATTACGATGCGGTGCTGGACGTGAGCCTGCGCGGTACGCTGCTGATGTCCCAGGCGGTAATCCCGACGATGCGCGCGCAGAAGTCGGGCAGTATTGTCTGCATCTCTTCGGTGTCCGCCCAGCGCGGCGGCGGCATTTTTGGCGGACCCCACTACAGCGCGGCTAAAGCGGGGGTGCTGGGGCTGGCGAAAGCGATGGCCCGCGAGCTGGGGCCGGATAACGTGCGCGTAAATTGCATCACGCCGGGGCTTATCCAGACGGATATTACCGCAGGCAAGCTGAGCGATGAGATGAAAACCGCCATCCTGGCGGGGATCCCGCTTAATCGCCTCGGCGACGCGCAGGATATAGCCCGCGCCGCGCTGTTTCTCGGCAGCGAACTCTCGTCTTACTCCACCGGCATCACGCTCGACGTGAACGGCGGCATGCTGATCCATTAA
- a CDS encoding MFS transporter, whose product MSRIEQAVPYINTKKTNYRFVVLALIFIVYAINYADRTNIGAVLPFIIDEFHINNFEAGAIASMFFLGYALSQIPAGFFIAKKGIRGMVALSIFGFSAFTWLMGTATSVLGLKCIRLGLGLTEGPCPVGLASTINNWFPPKEKATATGVYIAATMFAPILVPPLAVWIAMTWGWRWVFFSFAIPGLVIAVLWYLLVRTKPSESAFVSKAELETISAGQETPDARRENIVISPGFTRLDRLIRVRDLAPVSTVKGLFTSKNILGDCLAYFMMVSVLYGLLTWIPLYLVKEKGFTFMSMGLVASMPCIGGFIGAIFGGYVSDKLLGRRRKPTMMFTAVSTVLMMVIMLNIPQSTVAVCIGLFFVGLCLNIGWPAFTAYGMAVADSKTYPIAASIINSGGNLGGFVSPMLAGYLLDKTGSFNSVFIYFGICAAIGLVLIMLLEEPK is encoded by the coding sequence ATGTCTCGTATAGAACAAGCTGTCCCCTACATAAACACAAAAAAAACCAATTATCGTTTCGTTGTGCTGGCATTAATTTTTATTGTCTATGCCATTAACTATGCCGACAGAACAAATATTGGTGCGGTATTGCCGTTTATCATTGACGAATTTCATATCAATAATTTCGAAGCTGGCGCCATTGCCAGTATGTTCTTTTTGGGGTATGCCCTGAGCCAAATTCCGGCAGGCTTTTTTATCGCCAAAAAGGGTATTCGCGGCATGGTGGCACTGTCGATATTCGGCTTCTCCGCGTTTACCTGGCTGATGGGCACGGCGACCTCTGTTCTGGGGCTGAAGTGCATTCGTCTGGGGCTGGGGTTAACGGAGGGACCGTGTCCCGTCGGACTGGCCTCCACCATCAATAACTGGTTTCCGCCAAAGGAGAAGGCCACGGCCACGGGCGTCTACATCGCGGCCACCATGTTTGCGCCCATCCTCGTGCCGCCGCTGGCGGTGTGGATCGCCATGACCTGGGGCTGGCGCTGGGTCTTTTTCTCCTTCGCGATCCCCGGGCTGGTCATCGCCGTCCTGTGGTATCTGCTGGTGCGTACAAAGCCGTCCGAGAGTGCTTTCGTCTCTAAAGCGGAGCTGGAGACCATTTCCGCCGGTCAGGAGACGCCGGATGCCAGACGGGAAAATATCGTTATTTCACCGGGCTTTACGCGCCTGGATCGCCTGATCCGCGTACGGGACTTAGCCCCGGTAAGCACGGTTAAAGGCCTGTTTACCTCAAAGAATATTCTCGGTGATTGCCTGGCCTATTTCATGATGGTCAGCGTGCTGTACGGCCTGTTGACCTGGATCCCGCTCTATCTGGTGAAAGAGAAAGGCTTTACGTTTATGAGCATGGGGCTGGTCGCCAGTATGCCGTGCATTGGCGGATTTATCGGGGCAATTTTTGGCGGTTACGTCTCCGATAAGCTGCTCGGCCGTCGTCGCAAACCGACCATGATGTTTACCGCCGTCAGCACCGTCTTAATGATGGTCATTATGCTGAATATTCCGCAAAGCACTGTAGCGGTCTGCATCGGCCTATTTTTTGTCGGTCTTTGTCTGAATATTGGCTGGCCCGCTTTTACGGCTTACGGCATGGCCGTCGCGGACAGTAAAACCTATCCGATTGCTGCATCAATTATCAATAGCGGCGGTAATCTCGGCGGATTTGTTTCACCGATGCTGGCGGGGTATCTGCTGGATAAAACAGGCAGCTTTAATTCTGTCTTTATTTATTTCGGTATTTGCGCAGCGATTGGCTTAGTTCTGATTATGCTTCTGGAAGAACCGAAATAA
- a CDS encoding transketolase family protein, which translates to MSQTTEKKPRLTTSAMIASIAEEGQETRAAPFGHALVKLAEQRPEVVGMTADLSKYTDLHIFAQAYPERFFQMGMAEQLLMGAAGGMAKEGFIPFATTYAVFATRRAYDFIHQVIAEEHLNVKICAALPGLTTGYGPSHQATEDVAIMRGIPGMTIIDPCDAIDTEQAVPAMAAHDGPVYMRLLRGKVPVVLDRYNYQFRIGKAALLEEGRDVLIIASGLMTMRALEAAKQLRKDNVSVAVLHSPTIKPLDEETILAQAAKPGRLVIVAENHSSVGGLCEAVASLLMRNRVSVDFDTVALPDAFLDAGALPTLHDRYGISTTAMVEKIRRRL; encoded by the coding sequence ATGAGCCAGACCACGGAGAAAAAACCGCGTTTAACCACGTCGGCCATGATTGCCTCTATCGCGGAAGAAGGGCAGGAGACGCGCGCCGCGCCGTTTGGCCACGCGCTGGTAAAGCTGGCGGAACAGCGCCCGGAGGTAGTTGGCATGACGGCGGATCTGTCGAAATACACCGATCTGCATATCTTTGCTCAGGCTTACCCGGAACGCTTCTTCCAGATGGGCATGGCTGAGCAGCTGCTGATGGGGGCTGCGGGCGGCATGGCGAAAGAGGGCTTTATTCCTTTCGCTACCACCTATGCCGTCTTCGCCACCCGCCGCGCCTACGACTTTATCCATCAGGTGATTGCTGAAGAGCACCTGAACGTGAAGATCTGCGCGGCGCTGCCGGGGCTGACCACCGGCTACGGGCCGAGCCACCAGGCAACGGAAGATGTTGCGATTATGCGCGGTATTCCGGGCATGACGATTATCGATCCCTGTGACGCGATAGACACCGAGCAGGCGGTGCCGGCGATGGCGGCGCACGATGGTCCGGTCTATATGCGCCTGCTGCGCGGCAAGGTGCCGGTGGTGCTGGATCGGTACAACTATCAGTTCAGGATTGGCAAAGCCGCGCTGCTGGAAGAGGGGCGCGACGTGCTGATCATCGCCTCAGGATTGATGACTATGCGCGCGCTGGAGGCGGCGAAGCAGCTGCGTAAGGATAATGTCAGCGTGGCGGTACTGCACTCGCCCACGATTAAGCCGCTGGATGAAGAGACGATCCTGGCGCAGGCCGCGAAGCCGGGACGGCTGGTCATTGTGGCGGAAAACCACAGCAGCGTTGGCGGGCTGTGTGAGGCTGTCGCGTCGCTGCTAATGCGCAACCGCGTGAGCGTGGATTTCGATACCGTCGCACTGCCGGACGCATTCCTTGATGCGGGGGCGCTGCCCACCCTGCATGACCGCTACGGGATCTCAACCACCGCCATGGTGGAGAAAATCCGACGCAGGCTCTGA